The following coding sequences lie in one Streptomyces albofaciens JCM 4342 genomic window:
- a CDS encoding PfkB family carbohydrate kinase translates to MSAHDVQRTPGSGPGGHVPPGPAPALDPLAAVRADGDPATDVYLTGTVFLDIIFTGLDSAPVRGTESWARGMGSSPGGVANMATALARLGLRTSLAAAFGDDMYGEYCWEALERGEHVDLSMSRTVAGWHSPVTVSMAYEGERTMVSHGHEAPSGPARTAFDGKHAPGCPPPSRACVASLTPGSPEGWLGCAARRGSRIFADVGWDDTGRWDPADLAELEHCEAFLPNAEEAMRYTRLDCPRAAARKLADLVPVAVVTLGAEGAYAVDGRTGETAEVPAIAVEAMDPTGAGDVFVAGFVTGSLAGWPLADRLAFAGLTAALSVQEFGGSLSAPGWVEIAAWWQRVTAAGAYGRTPDGGAARAHDIQDAAALRRRYAFLDALLPTAARSWPLARALPTIGFRRPA, encoded by the coding sequence GTGAGCGCACACGATGTCCAGCGGACCCCTGGAAGCGGACCGGGCGGCCACGTACCGCCGGGCCCCGCGCCCGCGCTCGACCCGCTCGCCGCCGTACGCGCCGACGGCGACCCGGCCACCGACGTCTACCTCACGGGCACGGTCTTCCTGGACATCATCTTCACCGGCCTGGACTCGGCCCCGGTACGCGGCACGGAGTCCTGGGCGCGCGGCATGGGCTCCAGCCCCGGCGGCGTCGCCAACATGGCCACCGCGCTGGCCCGCCTGGGCCTGCGCACCTCGCTCGCCGCGGCCTTCGGCGACGACATGTACGGCGAGTACTGCTGGGAGGCCCTGGAGCGCGGCGAGCACGTCGACCTGTCGATGTCCCGCACCGTCGCCGGATGGCACTCGCCGGTCACCGTCTCCATGGCGTACGAGGGCGAGCGCACGATGGTCTCGCACGGCCATGAGGCGCCCAGCGGCCCCGCCCGCACCGCCTTCGACGGCAAGCACGCGCCGGGCTGCCCGCCGCCCTCGCGGGCCTGCGTCGCCTCGCTGACGCCCGGCAGCCCCGAGGGCTGGCTCGGCTGCGCCGCCCGCCGCGGCAGCCGCATCTTCGCCGACGTGGGCTGGGACGACACCGGCCGCTGGGACCCGGCCGACCTGGCCGAGCTGGAGCATTGCGAGGCCTTCCTGCCCAACGCGGAGGAGGCGATGCGCTACACCCGCCTGGACTGCCCGCGCGCCGCCGCCCGCAAGCTGGCCGACCTGGTGCCGGTCGCCGTGGTGACGCTGGGCGCCGAGGGCGCGTACGCGGTCGACGGGCGGACCGGCGAGACCGCCGAGGTGCCCGCCATCGCGGTGGAGGCGATGGACCCGACCGGCGCCGGCGACGTGTTCGTGGCGGGCTTCGTCACCGGCTCGCTGGCCGGCTGGCCGCTGGCCGACCGCCTCGCCTTCGCCGGACTGACCGCCGCGCTGTCCGTACAGGAGTTCGGCGGTTCGCTGTCCGCGCCGGGCTGGGTGGAGATCGCGGCGTGGTGGCAGCGGGTGACCGCGGCGGGGGCGTACGGACGCACGCCGGACGGCGGCGCGGCGCGCGCCCACGACATCCAGGACGCCGCCGCGCTGCGCCGCCGCTACGCCTTCCTGGACGCCCTGCTGCCCACCGCGGCCCGCTCCTGGCCGCTGGCCCGCGCGCTGCCGACGATCGGATTCCGCCGCCCCGCGTGA
- a CDS encoding HAD family acid phosphatase, with translation MRHPLLSRRRVRVGAAAVTAVVAGTAAFGVGQATAEHSVPRTDKEVPNLTQVQDKIKAYYGDTVAANGQHYASPRSNYAKQVRGITDSARNYLAKAAGKKHHGKPAIVLDMDDTTLLTYNYELQVGFHHTEAAQDKYLASTDMAPVFGMDRLVNWARGKGYEVFFVTGRKEAQREWSVRNLKNVGYKVPLDRTHVFLKDKKNPPAYLPCGANCTTVQFKSGTRKHIESRGYDIVANFGDQYSDLNGGYADKTFKLPNPMYFLP, from the coding sequence ATGCGCCACCCCCTCCTCTCCCGCCGCCGTGTCCGTGTCGGTGCCGCGGCCGTCACCGCGGTCGTCGCCGGTACCGCGGCGTTCGGCGTCGGCCAGGCCACCGCCGAACACTCCGTACCGCGTACGGACAAGGAGGTACCGAACCTCACCCAGGTACAGGACAAGATCAAGGCGTACTACGGCGACACGGTGGCCGCGAACGGGCAGCACTACGCCTCGCCGCGCAGCAACTACGCCAAGCAGGTGCGCGGCATCACCGACTCGGCCCGGAACTACCTGGCCAAGGCCGCCGGCAAGAAGCACCACGGCAAGCCCGCCATCGTCCTGGACATGGACGACACGACGCTGCTGACGTACAACTACGAGCTCCAGGTCGGCTTCCACCACACCGAGGCGGCCCAGGACAAGTACCTGGCGAGCACCGACATGGCGCCGGTCTTCGGCATGGACCGGCTCGTCAACTGGGCCCGCGGCAAGGGGTACGAGGTCTTCTTCGTCACCGGCCGCAAGGAGGCGCAGCGCGAGTGGAGCGTGCGCAACCTCAAGAACGTCGGCTACAAGGTGCCGCTCGACCGCACGCACGTCTTCCTGAAGGACAAGAAGAACCCGCCGGCCTACCTGCCGTGCGGCGCCAACTGCACGACGGTCCAGTTCAAGTCCGGCACCCGCAAGCACATCGAGTCGCGGGGCTACGACATCGTCGCCAACTTCGGCGACCAGTACAGCGACCTGAACGGCGGCTACGCCGACAAGACCTTCAAGCTGCCGAACCCGATGTACTTCCTGCCCTGA
- a CDS encoding MBL fold metallo-hydrolase: MAARIDHLVTSGTFSLDGGTWDVDNNVWIVGDDIEAVVIDAAHDADAIHQALDGRTLRAIICTHAHNDHIDAAPALATRTGAMIHLHPDDLPLWKQTHPDRAPDESLADGQVLTIGGVDLTVLHTPGHAPGAVCLYAPELGEHGTVFTGDTLFQGGPGATGRSFSDFPTIVGSIRERLLTLPPETEVRTGHGDGTTIGAEAPHLDEWIKRGH; encoded by the coding sequence ATGGCGGCCCGCATCGACCACCTCGTCACCTCCGGCACGTTCTCGCTCGACGGCGGTACGTGGGACGTGGACAACAACGTGTGGATCGTCGGGGACGACATCGAGGCGGTCGTCATCGACGCCGCGCACGACGCCGACGCGATCCACCAGGCCCTGGACGGCCGGACGCTGCGCGCGATCATCTGCACCCACGCGCACAACGACCACATCGACGCCGCCCCGGCACTCGCCACCCGCACCGGCGCGATGATCCACCTCCACCCGGACGACCTGCCGCTGTGGAAGCAGACCCACCCGGACCGGGCGCCCGACGAGTCGCTGGCGGACGGCCAGGTGCTGACCATCGGGGGCGTCGACCTGACCGTGCTGCACACCCCCGGCCACGCACCCGGCGCGGTGTGCCTGTACGCGCCGGAACTGGGCGAGCACGGCACGGTCTTCACCGGCGACACCCTCTTCCAGGGCGGCCCCGGCGCCACCGGCCGCTCCTTCTCCGACTTCCCGACCATCGTCGGCTCGATCCGGGAGCGGCTGCTGACGCTGCCCCCGGAGACCGAGGTCCGTACGGGACACGGCGACGGCACGACCATCGGCGCGGAGGCACCGCACCTGGACGAGTGGATCAAGCGGGGCCACTGA
- a CDS encoding enolase C-terminal domain-like protein: MDGHRLRTEIRPTPPHRPAAAPPATAITAVHLTPVLVADPPLLNVQGVHQPYTPRLIIEVTTAGGATGLGETYGDTAYLDLARPLAYALIGRQVTDLNALPLLAAEVCGDSPAATGAEDVTAGGLRGVRTADKMRLSVVSGFEVACLDAWGRHAGLPVHALLGGKVRDHVEYSAYLFYRWAAHPGGRGEPDDWGAALDPPGIVTQARRFHDTYGFGSFKLKGGVFEPAQEIAAIRALAAAFPGHPLRLDPNGAWSVRTSLHVARELGDVLEYLEDPTGTTAHMAEVASRTDLPLATNMCVTTFAEIREAFTRGAVQVVLSDHHYWGGLRNTRDLAAICRAFGVALSMHSNTHLGISLAAMTHVAATVPDLAYACDTHYPWQTEDVLTERPAFRDGRLAVTDTPGLGVTLDRDRLAALHARWLADDGTLRDRDDAAAMRAADPGWAVPRMPRW; the protein is encoded by the coding sequence ATGGATGGACACCGTCTACGTACGGAAATCCGGCCCACGCCGCCTCACCGGCCGGCCGCCGCCCCGCCGGCCACCGCCATCACCGCCGTCCACCTCACCCCGGTGCTCGTCGCCGACCCGCCCCTGCTCAATGTGCAGGGCGTCCACCAGCCTTACACCCCCCGCCTCATCATCGAAGTGACCACGGCGGGCGGCGCGACCGGACTCGGCGAGACCTACGGCGACACCGCGTACCTCGATCTGGCCCGCCCCCTCGCCTACGCGCTGATCGGCCGTCAGGTCACGGACCTGAACGCGCTGCCGCTCCTCGCGGCCGAGGTCTGCGGCGACTCCCCGGCGGCCACCGGCGCCGAGGACGTCACCGCGGGCGGTCTGCGCGGCGTGCGGACCGCCGACAAAATGCGGCTGTCCGTCGTCTCCGGCTTCGAGGTGGCCTGCCTGGACGCCTGGGGCCGGCACGCCGGGCTGCCCGTGCACGCCCTGCTCGGCGGCAAGGTCCGCGACCACGTCGAGTACAGCGCGTACCTCTTCTACCGCTGGGCCGCCCACCCCGGCGGCCGCGGTGAGCCCGACGACTGGGGCGCGGCCCTCGACCCGCCCGGCATCGTCACCCAGGCCCGCCGCTTCCACGACACGTACGGCTTTGGCTCCTTCAAGCTCAAGGGCGGCGTCTTCGAGCCCGCACAGGAGATCGCCGCGATCCGGGCCCTGGCCGCCGCCTTCCCCGGTCACCCCCTGCGCCTCGACCCGAACGGCGCCTGGAGCGTCCGCACCTCCCTCCACGTCGCCCGCGAACTCGGCGATGTCCTCGAATACCTGGAGGACCCCACCGGCACCACCGCCCACATGGCCGAGGTCGCGTCCCGTACGGACCTCCCGCTGGCCACGAACATGTGCGTCACCACCTTCGCCGAGATCCGCGAAGCCTTCACCCGCGGCGCCGTCCAGGTCGTCCTCTCCGACCACCACTACTGGGGCGGCCTGCGCAACACCCGCGACCTGGCCGCGATCTGCCGCGCCTTCGGCGTCGCCCTGTCCATGCACTCCAACACCCACCTGGGCATCAGCCTCGCCGCCATGACCCACGTCGCCGCGACCGTGCCCGACCTCGCGTACGCCTGCGACACCCACTACCCCTGGCAGACGGAGGACGTGCTCACCGAACGCCCCGCCTTCCGGGACGGCCGCCTCGCGGTCACCGACACGCCCGGTCTCGGCGTCACCCTCGACCGCGACCGCCTCGCGGCCCTCCACGCACGCTGGCTCGCCGACGACGGCACCCTGCGCGACCGCGACGACGCGGCGGCGATGCGGGCGGCCGACCCGGGATGGGCGGTGCCCCGGATGCCGCGGTGGTGA
- a CDS encoding ribonuclease Z: MSVREFVVLGTASQVPTRHRNHNGYLLRWDGEGILFDPGEGTQRQMLRAGVAAHDINRICVTHFHGDHSLGLAGVIQRINLDRVPHPVTAHFPASGRRFFDRLRYATAYRETVRLAEEPVAADGVLADTPSYALEARKLSHPVEAYGYRLIEPDGRRMLPEKLAAHGIAGPDVGRLQREGALDGVTLDEVSEVRRGQRLAFVMDTRLCDGVHALAEGCDLLVIESTFLDEDVRLAKEHGHLTAGQAARVAAGAGVRHLVLTHFSQRYSDPSEFERQARAAGFEGELTIARDLMRVPVPKRT; the protein is encoded by the coding sequence GCCCACCCGGCACCGCAACCACAACGGCTACCTGCTGCGGTGGGACGGCGAAGGCATCCTCTTCGACCCGGGGGAGGGCACCCAGCGGCAGATGCTGCGGGCCGGGGTCGCCGCGCACGACATCAACCGGATCTGCGTCACCCACTTCCACGGTGACCACTCGCTCGGGCTCGCCGGGGTCATCCAGCGCATCAACCTCGACCGGGTGCCCCACCCGGTCACCGCGCACTTCCCGGCGAGCGGCCGGCGCTTCTTCGACCGGCTGCGCTACGCCACCGCCTACCGCGAGACGGTGCGGCTGGCCGAGGAGCCGGTGGCCGCCGACGGGGTGCTGGCCGACACGCCCTCGTACGCCCTGGAGGCGCGCAAGCTCTCCCACCCGGTCGAGGCGTACGGCTACCGCCTCATCGAGCCGGACGGGCGCCGGATGCTGCCGGAGAAGCTCGCCGCGCACGGCATCGCCGGGCCGGACGTCGGCCGGCTCCAGCGGGAGGGCGCGCTCGACGGCGTCACCCTCGACGAGGTCAGCGAGGTCCGGCGCGGCCAGCGGCTCGCCTTCGTCATGGACACCCGGCTGTGCGACGGGGTGCACGCGCTCGCCGAGGGCTGCGACCTGCTCGTCATCGAGTCCACGTTCCTGGACGAGGACGTCCGGCTGGCCAAGGAACACGGTCACCTGACGGCGGGCCAGGCGGCGCGCGTCGCCGCCGGGGCGGGCGTGCGCCACCTGGTCCTCACGCACTTCTCGCAGCGCTACTCGGACCCGTCGGAGTTCGAGCGCCAGGCCCGGGCGGCCGGCTTCGAAGGAGAGCTGACCATCGCCCGCGACCTGATGCGCGTCCCGGTCCCCAAGCGCACCTGA
- a CDS encoding 6-phospho-beta-glucosidase — protein sequence MRLTILGGGGFRVPLVHRALLDDPAQAVSEVTLYDTDPRRVAVIASVLARQAERRSGPGKPSPVRVRIAGSLDEALRGTDFVFSAIRVGGTAGRIADERIPLDAGVLGQETVGAGGVLYGLRTVPVALRIAERVAALAPDAWVVNFTNPAGTVTEAMAQVLGERVIGICDSPVGLVRRAARAAGADPGRVTYDYVGLNHLGWLRSLAAEDGTDLLAALLADPGALTSFEEGKLFGAEWLRALGSIPNEYLHYYYFRRETLASLVHTEETRGEFLDQQQGGFFEAASGASPEEAYALWERTRLEREETYMAHSREATGGWQRDTCDLEGGGYDQVALAVMRAIAGDRHARLILNVRNGTTVPQLAPEAIIETVCEVDARGARPLPCAPLREDQLGLMLQLKAVELATVEAAEFKDRDAALRAMALHPLVDSPAVAARILERAATR from the coding sequence ATGAGGCTCACGATTTTGGGCGGCGGGGGTTTCCGGGTACCGCTCGTGCACCGCGCGCTCCTGGACGATCCCGCGCAGGCCGTCTCCGAGGTGACGCTGTACGACACCGATCCGCGGCGGGTGGCCGTGATCGCCTCCGTACTGGCCCGGCAGGCCGAGCGGCGGAGCGGACCGGGGAAGCCGTCTCCCGTCCGCGTACGGATCGCCGGCTCGCTGGACGAGGCGCTGCGCGGCACCGACTTCGTCTTCTCCGCGATCCGGGTCGGCGGCACCGCGGGCCGGATCGCGGACGAGCGGATTCCGCTGGACGCGGGCGTGCTGGGGCAGGAGACGGTGGGCGCGGGCGGTGTGCTGTACGGACTGCGCACGGTGCCCGTCGCGCTGCGGATCGCCGAGCGGGTGGCGGCGCTGGCGCCGGACGCCTGGGTCGTCAACTTCACCAACCCGGCGGGGACCGTCACCGAGGCGATGGCCCAGGTGCTGGGCGAGCGGGTGATCGGCATCTGTGACTCGCCGGTCGGGCTGGTGCGGCGGGCGGCGCGGGCCGCGGGCGCCGATCCGGGCCGGGTGACGTACGACTACGTCGGGCTCAACCACCTCGGGTGGCTGCGCTCGCTGGCCGCCGAGGACGGCACGGACCTGCTGGCGGCCCTGCTCGCCGATCCGGGCGCCCTCACTTCCTTCGAGGAGGGCAAGCTCTTCGGCGCCGAGTGGCTGCGGGCGCTGGGCTCGATCCCCAACGAATATCTGCACTATTACTACTTCCGCCGGGAGACGCTCGCTTCTCTGGTGCACACCGAGGAGACGCGCGGAGAGTTCCTGGACCAGCAGCAGGGCGGCTTCTTCGAGGCGGCTTCCGGTGCCTCTCCCGAGGAGGCGTACGCGCTGTGGGAGCGGACCCGGCTGGAGCGCGAGGAGACGTACATGGCGCACAGCCGGGAGGCGACCGGCGGCTGGCAGCGCGACACCTGCGACCTGGAGGGCGGCGGTTACGACCAGGTGGCGCTGGCGGTCATGCGCGCCATCGCGGGCGACCGGCACGCGCGCCTGATCCTGAACGTGCGCAACGGGACGACCGTGCCGCAGCTCGCCCCCGAGGCGATCATCGAGACGGTGTGCGAGGTGGACGCGCGGGGCGCCCGGCCACTGCCGTGCGCGCCCCTGCGCGAGGACCAGCTGGGGCTGATGCTCCAGCTCAAGGCCGTGGAGCTGGCGACCGTCGAGGCGGCGGAGTTCAAGGACCGGGACGCGGCGCTGCGCGCGATGGCGCTGCACCCGCTGGTGGACTCGCCGGCCGTGGCCGCCCGCATTCTGGAGCGGGCGGCCACCCGCTGA
- a CDS encoding S-(hydroxymethyl)mycothiol dehydrogenase, translating to MAQEVRGVIAPGKNEPVRLETILVPDPGPGEAVVKVQACGVCHTDLHYKQGGINDDFPFLLGHEAAGVVEAVGAGVTDVEPGDFVILNWRAVCGTCRACKRGRPQYCFDTHNARQKMTLKNGTELTPALGIGAFADKTLVAAGQCTKVDPEMSPAVAGLLGCGVMAGIGAAVNTGAVGRGDSVAVIGCGGVGDAAIVGARLAGASRIIAVDVEDRKLSMAKTMGATHTVNSRAADPVEAIRELTGGFGADVVIDAVGRPETYRQAFYARDLAGTVVLVGVPTPEMKLELPLLDVFGRGGALKSSWYGDCLPSRDFPMLVDLHQQGRIDLAGFVTETIGIEDVEQAFERMHHGDVLRSVVTL from the coding sequence ATGGCACAGGAAGTGCGTGGCGTCATCGCGCCGGGGAAGAACGAGCCGGTGCGGCTGGAGACGATCCTGGTGCCGGACCCCGGGCCGGGTGAAGCCGTGGTGAAGGTGCAGGCGTGCGGGGTGTGCCACACCGATCTGCACTACAAGCAGGGCGGGATCAACGACGACTTCCCGTTCCTGCTGGGGCACGAGGCGGCCGGCGTCGTGGAGGCCGTGGGCGCGGGCGTCACCGACGTGGAGCCCGGTGACTTCGTGATCCTCAACTGGCGCGCGGTGTGCGGCACGTGCCGGGCCTGCAAGCGCGGCCGCCCGCAGTACTGCTTCGACACCCACAACGCCCGCCAGAAGATGACCCTCAAGAACGGCACGGAGCTGACGCCCGCGCTCGGCATCGGCGCCTTCGCGGACAAGACACTGGTCGCGGCCGGACAGTGCACCAAGGTCGACCCCGAGATGTCCCCGGCGGTGGCCGGGCTGCTCGGCTGCGGCGTGATGGCCGGCATCGGCGCGGCCGTCAACACCGGCGCGGTGGGCCGCGGCGACTCCGTCGCGGTGATCGGCTGCGGTGGCGTGGGCGACGCGGCGATCGTCGGCGCGCGGCTGGCCGGCGCGTCCCGGATCATCGCCGTGGACGTGGAGGACCGCAAGCTCTCCATGGCCAAGACGATGGGCGCCACCCACACCGTCAACTCGCGCGCCGCCGACCCGGTCGAGGCGATCCGCGAGCTGACCGGCGGCTTCGGCGCGGACGTGGTGATCGACGCGGTGGGCCGCCCCGAGACGTACCGGCAGGCGTTCTACGCGCGTGACCTGGCCGGCACCGTCGTGCTGGTCGGCGTGCCGACGCCGGAGATGAAGCTGGAGCTGCCGCTGCTGGACGTGTTCGGCCGCGGCGGCGCGCTGAAGTCGTCCTGGTACGGCGACTGCCTGCCGTCCCGCGACTTCCCGATGCTGGTCGACCTGCACCAGCAGGGCCGCATCGACCTGGCCGGCTTCGTGACCGAGACGATCGGCATCGAGGACGTCGAGCAGGCCTTCGAGCGGATGCACCACGGCGACGTGCTGCGCTCGGTGGTGACGCTCTGA